Proteins from one Panicum virgatum strain AP13 chromosome 7K, P.virgatum_v5, whole genome shotgun sequence genomic window:
- the LOC120643019 gene encoding dehydration-responsive element-binding protein 2C-like: MPALPQAAAAAAANNNMVVMKASPAASPSSPGRHHQYYNYKQQQEPVMMAAAMMHSAPCSSADDASPNSNCSNYSNSSSSTAATPTATMQQMIADELAAAVDHSHQQQQAEAEDFEDYVTQLPKAEDFGLGGFQEVPPPEVFDEAPGDGLWDHTVAWPPSPAMMLDSARPCPASPRTETSQIGWPRPIPSLPCRAPPAGRRGE; this comes from the coding sequence ATGCCCGCGCTCCcccaggcagcggcggcggcggcggcgaacaatAACATGGTGGTCATGAAGGCGTCCCCGGCGGCATCACCGTCCTCCCCTGGACGCCACCACCAGTACTACAACtacaagcagcagcaggagcccgTGATGATGGCCGCGGCGATGATGCACTCCGCGCCCTGCAGCTCCGCCGACGACGCCTCGCCCAACTCCAACTGCTCCAACTACTCCAATTCCAGttcctcgacggcggcgacccCGACCGCGACGATGCAACAGATGATAGCGGacgagctggcggcggccgtggaccacagccaccagcagcagcaggccgagGCGGAGGACTTCGAGGACTATGTCACGCAGCTGCCCAAGGCGGAGGACTTCGGCCTCGGGGGCTTCCAGGAGGTGCCGCCCCCCGAGGTGTTCGACGAGGCCCCCGGCGACGGTCTCTGGGACCACACCGTCGcctggccgccgtcgccggccatgATGCTCGACTCCGCACGGCCATGTCCAGCATCTCCACGTACCGAGACATCCCAGATAGGATGGCCGAGGCCGATCCCTTCTCTGccgtgccgcgcgccgccggccggtcgTCGGGGAGAGTAG
- the LOC120643018 gene encoding transcription repressor OFP13-like, protein MPPSQLHPPHLHFHKLKRRHHPAAMAKKGLVAILYKLRDVHRPPSSPVSAASPLPPTPSAHYAQRCYPPPPSAWPWPSCRHPRTSSFRGPKDDDAAVFRTANIVYDTASEQFLRRSSIDEAACIDRSPLALPPGEAAPEPEQVEEEEKEMQLRERAVVRGMRSERLFFDPAGAEFLPKQQEAAPARGENEAAAVLCGEQSTAAAPDKNESAAAEAQAAAVKGGAVVVTVESKDPYGDFRASMAEMVAAHGLRDWEALEELLAWYLKLNAKGVHAAIVGAFIDLLVSMQPQALPSPPSLPSPSPSSSCITFEEYSSATFDEEEGKS, encoded by the exons ATGCCTCCTTCCCAGCTGCATCCTCCCCACCTCCACTTCCACAAACTGAAGCGGCGCCACCaccccgccgccatggccaagaAGGGCCTGGTCGCCATCCTCTACAAGCTCCGCGACGTGCACCGGCCCCCGTCGTCGCCGGTCTCTGCTGCCTCGCCGTTGCCGCCGACCCCGTCAGCGCACTACGCCCAGCGCTGCTACCCGCCTCCGCCGTccgcgtggccgtggccgtcgtGCCGGCACCCGCGCACCAGCTCGTTCCGCGGGCCCAaggacgacgacgccgccgtGTTCCGGACCGCCAACATCGTCTACGACACGGCCTCGGAGCAGTTCCTCCGGCGCTCTTCCATAGATGAGGCGGCGTGCATCGACCGGAGCCCCCTGGCGTTGCCCCCCGGGGAGGCCGCTCCGGAGCCGGAGCAGGtggaagaggaggagaaggagatgcAGCTGCGCGAGAGAGCCGTCGTGCGCGGCATGCGGTCGGAGCGACTGTTCTTCGATCCGGCCGGCGCAGAGTTCTTGCCCAAGCAGCAG gaggcggcgccggcgagaggCGAGAACGAGGCGGCCGCGGTGTTGTGCGGGGAACAATcgaccgccgcggcgcccgacAAGAACGagtcagcggcggcggaggcgcaggcCGCCGCGGTGAAGGGCGGCGCCGTGGTGGTGACGGTGGAATCGAAGGACCCGTACGGCGACTTCCGGGCGTCGATGGCGGAGATGGTGGCGGCACACGGGCTGCGGGATTGGGAAGCCCTGGAGGAGCTCCTGGCGTGGTACCTCAAGCTGAACGCCAAGGGCGTCCACGCCGCCATCGTCGGCGCATTCATCGATCTTCTCGTGAGCATGCAGCCGCAGGCGTTGCCGAGCCCGCCGTcgctgccgtcgccgtcgccctctTCGTCGTGCATCACGTTCGAGGAGTACTCGTCGGCGACCTTTGACGAGGAAGAAGGCAAGAGCTGA
- the LOC120640940 gene encoding putative HVA22-like protein g, which yields MRDPAGAGAAELTTCRLFVSSPLTFGKQVISHQTSQLGKAKAVRPSSWVPKKARNRDNPSLRQTSPSSSGKSHAGFGMSTELLTKFLTLLFGYAMPALECFKAIEQRPGRADQLRFWCEYWIILVLLVMFDEIAGVLISKIPMYYELKLAFLVYLWYPKTRGTEIVYETFLQPLVMQYHPSIEARLQYLRANAGDILVFYLKNFTERGYDLFLRVMDYVRSQASRGSRTRSFFSFRGDRAERPSFTDDYAIGGDRRDGGRYRRPRSGY from the exons ATGAGAGATCCTGCCGGTGCCGGAGCCGCTGAGCTAACCACCTGCCGGCTCTTTGTCTCATCGCCTCTAACTTTTGGCAAGCAAGTCATCAGCCACCAAACAAGTCAGCTAGGCAAGGCCAAGGCGGTTAGGCCATCgtcttgggtgcccaagaaggcaagaaaTCGAGATAATCCTTCTCTCAGACAGacttcgccctcctcctccggcaaATCCCACGCTGGTTTCGGGATGTCGACGGAACTCCTGACGAAATTCCTCAC GTTGCTGTTTGGGTACGCGATGCCGGCGCTGGAGTGCTTCAAGGCGATCGAGCAGCGGCCCGGCCGGGCTGACCAGCTCCGATTCTGGTGCGAGTATTG GATCATCCTAGTGCTCCTGGTCATGTTCGACGAAATTGCTGGCGTTCTGATTTCCAA GATTCCAATGTACTACGAGCTCAAGCTTGCCTTCCTCGTGTACCTGTGGTACCCGAAGACAAGG GGAACAGAGATCGTGTACGAGACCTTCCTCCAGCCCCTGGTGATGCAGTATCATCCCAGCATCGAGGCGAGGCTTCAGTACCTACGCGCCAATGCCGGTGACATCCTTGTCTTCTACCTCAAGAACTTCACGGAGAGGGGCTATGACCTCTTCCTCCGGGTAATGGACTACGTCCGGTCGCAGGCGTCCAGAGGATCAAGAACAAGG AGTTTCTTCTCGTTCAGAGGGGACCGGGCTGAGAGGCCGAGCTTCACCGACGACTACGCAATTGGTGGCGACCGGAGGGATGGGGGGAGGTACCGGCGACCGCGCAGTGGCTACTAG